A region from the Peromyscus leucopus breed LL Stock chromosome 9, UCI_PerLeu_2.1, whole genome shotgun sequence genome encodes:
- the Opn4 gene encoding LOW QUALITY PROTEIN: melanopsin (The sequence of the model RefSeq protein was modified relative to this genomic sequence to represent the inferred CDS: substituted 2 bases at 2 genomic stop codons) yields the protein MDSPSGPRAPPGLTQGPNLMASPALHSHWNSTQNVSARAQLLPVSPTVSGPEAAAWVPFPTVNVPDHAHYILGTVILLVGLTGMLGNLTVIYTFCRNRGLRTPANMFIINLAVSDFLMSFTQAPVFFASSLYRKWLFGETGCEFYAFCGAVFGITSMITLTAIALDRYLVITRPLATIGMGSKRRTALVLLGVWLYALAWSLPPFFGWSAYVPEGLLTSCSWDYMTFTPRVRAYTMLLFCFVFFLPLLIIICCYVFIFRAIRETGRACEDRSESPQRRRQWHRLQSEWKMAKVALIVILLFVLSWAPYSTVALVAFAGYSHVLTPYMSSVPAVIAKASAIHNPIIYAITHPKYRAAIAQHLPCLGVLLGVSGQHRHPSLSYRSTHRSTLSSQSSDLSWISGRKRQESLGSESEVGWTDTEGTAAWGAAPQASGPSSCSQDLEDREVKAPSSPQVQESKTPRVPGPSTCQSVKGXGARPSSLKGSLAVXTDLSE from the exons ATGGACTCCCCTTCAGGGCCCAGAGCCCCACCAGGCTTAACTCAGGGCCCCAACTTGATGGCCAGCCCTGCCCTACACAGCCATTGGAACAGCACTCAGAACGTCTCTGCAAGAGCCCAGCTTCTACCTGTAAGCCCCACG GTGTCTGGACCTGAGGCTGCTGCCTGGGTCCCCTTCCCCACGGTCAATGTCCCAGACCATGCTCACTATATCCTGGGTACGGTGATCCTGCTGGTGGGGCTTACAGGGATGCTGGGCAACCTGACAGTCATCTACACCTTCTGCAG GAACAGAGGCCTGCGGACACCGGCCAACATGTTCATCATCAACCTCGCAGTCAGCGACTTCCTCATGTCATTCACTCAGGCCCCCGTCTTCTTTGCCAGCAGCCTCTACAGGAAGTGGCTCTTTGGGGAGACAG GTTGCGAGTTCTATGCCTTCTGTGGGGCTGTCTTCGGCATCACGTCCATGATCACCCTGACCGCCATAGCCCTGGACCGCTATCTGGTGATCACACGTCCACTGGCCACCATCGGGATGGGATCCAAAAGACGGACAGCACTTGTCTTGCTGGGTGTCTGGCTCTATGCTCTGGCGTGGAGTCTGCCACCCTTCTTTGGCTGGA GTGCCTACGTGCCCGAGGGGCTGCTGACGTCCTGCTCCTGGGACTACATGACCTTCACGCCCCGGGTGCGCGCCTATACCATGCTGCTCTTCTGCTTCgtcttcttcctccccctgctCATCATCATCTGCTGCTACGTCTTCATCTTCAGGGCCATCCGAGAGACAGGCCG GGCCTGTGAGGACCGCAGTGAGTCCCCTCAACGGCGGCGGCAGTGGCATCGGCTGCAGAGTGAGTGGAAGATGGCCAAGGTCGCACTGATTGTCATCCTCCTCTTCGTGCTCTCCTGGGCTCCCTACTCCACTGTGGCCCTGGTGGCCTTTGCTGG GTACTCGCACGTCCTGACGCCCTACATGAGCTCGGTGCCAGCTGTCATCGCCAAGGCTTCTGCCATCCACAACCCCATCATTTACGCCATCACCCACCCCAAGTACAG GGCAGCCATTGCCCAGCACCTGCCCTGTCTCGGGGTCCTTCTTGGAGTGTCGGGCCAGCACAGGCACCCCTCCCTCAGCTACCGCTCTACCCATCGCTCGACACTGAGTAGCCAGTCCTCCGACCTCAGCTGGATCTCTGGACGGAAGCGTCAAGAGTCCCTGGGTTCTGAGAGTGAGGTG GGATGGACAGACACAGAAGGAACAGCTGCGTGGGGAGCCGCCCCACAAGCAAGTGGACCATCGTCCTGCAGTCAAGACCTGGAAGATAGGGAAGTCAAGGCTCCTTCCAGCCCCCAGGTACAGGAATCCAAGACTCCCAGGGTGCCTGGACCTAGTACCTGCCAATCTGTGAAAGGGTAGGGAGCCAGGCCAAGCAGCCTGAAAGGCAGCCTTGCCGTGTGAACAGACCTCTCAGAATAA